In Oryza sativa Japonica Group chromosome 3, ASM3414082v1, one DNA window encodes the following:
- the LOC4334035 gene encoding CBS domain-containing protein CBSX3, mitochondrial, with protein MQRAIQAIGSHGSLLKSAVLRHISAPKPSILPAVYSRSMSVSSAQIEESGFETATVADILKSKGKSADGSWLWCTTDDSVYDAVKSMTQHNVGALVVVKPGQDKSIAGIVTERDYLRKIIVQGRSSKSTKVGDIMTEENQLITVKPDTRVLQAMQLMTEKRIRHIPVIDGTGMVGMVSIGDIVRAVVSEHREELNRLNAYIQGGY; from the exons ATGCAACGGGCAATTCAAGCTATCGGGTCACATGGCAGTCTCCTCAAGTCTGCTGTTCTGCGACACATCAGTGCTCCAAAACCATCTATTTTACCTGCTGTATATTCACGCTCCATGTCAGTTTCATCTGCTCAAATAGAGGAGAGTGGATTTGAGACTGCCACTGTGGCAGATATTTTGAAGTCTAAGGGGAAGAGTGCTGATGGATCTTGGCTCTGGTGCACTACTGATGACTCTGTCTATGATGCTGTCAAATCT ATGACGCAACACAATGTTGGAGCTCTGGTGGTTGTTAAACCTGGACAGGATAAATCAATTGCTGGTATTGTTACTGAGAGAG ATTACCTCAGGAAAATCATAGTGCAGGGACGATCTTCCAAGTCAACTAAAGTTGGAGACATCATGACTGAAGAG AACCAGCTGATCACGGTGAAGCCTGATACCAGAGTCCTGCAAGCAATGCAGCTGATGACAG AGAAGCGCATCAGGCACATCCCGGTGATCGACGGCACGGGCATGGTTGGGATGGTCTCCATTGGAGACATTGTCCGCGCCGTGGTCAGCGAGCACCGGGAAGAGCTGAACCGGCTCAACGCCTACATCCAGGGTGGCTACTAG
- the LOC4334038 gene encoding uncharacterized protein translates to MGDERVKAEALQILGRFEALPRLVVFDLDHTIWPLYCDCCSIGDSPRLFRHAKGIMCALKEKGIAMAVASRSSTPDIANDFLDKLELQPMFVTKEIFDSWTHKTEHFQRIQRTTGIPYESMLFFDDEHRNFATVSKMGVTSILVDWDGGVNLEMFKLGLNNFAAKFAASSTDKDEQTSFNG, encoded by the exons atgggcgACGAGCGCGTGAAGGCGGAGGCGCTGCAGATCCTGGGCCGGTTCGAGGCTCTCCCCCGCCTCGTCGTCTTCGACCTCGACCACACCATCTGGCCCTTATACTG CGACTGCTGCTCCATCGGCGACTCGCCGAGGCTCTTCCGCCACGCCAAGGGCATCATGTGCGCCCTCAAGGAGAAGGGGATCGCCATGGCGGTCGCGTCCCGCTCCTCCACACCGGACATCGCCAACGACTTCCTTGACAAGCTCGAGCTCCAGCCCATGTTCGTCACCAAG GAAATATTCGATAGCTGGACTCACAAGACCGAGCATTTCCAAAGGATCCAGAGGACGACTGGGATTCCATACGAGTCCATGCTTTTCTTTGACGACGAGCACAGAAATTTTGCAACG GTATCAAAAATGGGAGTGACGAGCATACTGGTTGATTGGGATGGAGGTGTTAATCTTGAAATGTTTAAGTTGGGTCTAAATAACTTTGCTGCTAAGTTTGCTGCCTCGAGCACAGATAAAGATGAGCAAACCTCATTTAACGGCTAG
- the LOC9270217 gene encoding E3 ubiquitin-protein ligase HOS1 yields the protein MEQNALEQLASIDLIELCKEARIEHCRATRDLSSCGRYVQHVLNSCGHASLCAECSQRCDVCPICRSPIPDTGNRVRLRLYYKCLEAGLISKQHDERFQEKEDHSDPVNLDVQRLHSLFDVALQNNLASLICHYTTDVCLDENAVSSDPLLAFLLDEVVIKEWCKKAVNALISEINMIYRSGLEMMMSKLSQLQKFAVQLAGISSVVEVMITSFSEAVSAHVNDLHQLMESTLKAKQHLEAMMWCIRHKFLEDIPSRHTNLASWSSDVIKRKADAKERKWPEFSDKSSAYNEANQGILFIEQALQNLGIQESNSGSEEGVEIVCLQSEQSSSMFCSTIDQFSVDKYPFKDLREAVDVLFLHGSSDMVIAKQAIFLYYLFDRHWTRPDSEWRYLVDDFAATFGISRRTLLECLVFCLLDDHSSHALEEACSLLPKISCKETHPKIAQVLLERHKPDVALVVLKCTGRDTFSSAANIEKDDTESLSEAVTAVRVRIEYGHLTEAFMYHRSYCSKVKEQRSADMSHVEDANSYKSSWMYHVEVMMTEFCNICIERNFVDRMIDLPWDSEEGKHLHKSLLDCAREMPMEPCGSLLVVFYLQRYRYLEAYEVDRSLQSFEQNALETASEEKASKIRTIAQWRQSLVTKCIEMLPEAEREDMRTIGSAERNQFAVQTMQNSSPANHIVKSPNPVIAFSLSATPIPQKKSSPLQSRNINVLNDSVGLNSSARSEFGRKVPSILQCRPVPLSSPISNVRSTAGGLFPSMGQNGEGPYLKGTKELSFTKGESGLKKGTRPAGYDSLPMYFNMGSVDTPMKEYRSSLLKTEVNKTTPFQVKDSVGKGEFDFGSRAEKPFILSGTGAGQNGHSKISDNAGFHEVHIQKTKVPPKENVLSFGKKSSVDEAPPGKGVSRWRSDESSEDEDDKRTSGYMESGASLATRRRARFSRR from the exons ATGGAGCAG AATGCTTTGGAGCAGCTGGCATCCATTGATCTCATTGAACTATGCAAGGAGGCTAGAATTGAGCATTGCCGTGCAACTAGGGACTTGAGTAGCTGTGGCCGCTATGTGCAGCATGTGCTTAACTCATGCGGGCATGCATCCTTATGTGCTGAGTGCAGCCAAAGATGTGATGTCTGCCCAATTTGCAGGAGCCCAATACCAGACACTGGGAATAGGGTTCGACTACGCCTTTACTACAAGTGCCTGGAAGCTGGCCTTATCTCTAAGCAGCATGATGAAAGGTTTCAGGAAAAGGAAGACCATAGTGATCCTGTTAACTTGGACGTCCAACGGCTACATTCCTTGTTTGATGTTGCCCTTCAAAACAATTTGGCCTCCTTGATCTGCCACT ATACCACAGATGTTTGTTTGGATGAGAATGCTGTGTCAAGTGATCCACTTCTGGCTTTTCTTTTGGATGAGGTGGTCATCAAGGAGTGGTGCAAGAAGGCTGTTAATGCGCTGATATCTGAGATTAACATGATTT ATAGATCTGGATTAGAGATGATGATGTCTAAGTTATCCCAACTGCAGAAGTTTGCTGTGCAGTTGGCAGGAATTTCCAGTGTTGTTGAAGTTATGATCACATCTTTTAGTGAAGCAGTTTCAGCTCATGTTAATGACCTTCATCAACTTATGGAAAGCACGCTGAAGGCGAAACAG CATTTGGAGGCCATGATGTGGTGCATCAGGCATAAATTTCTTGAGGACATACCCTCAAGGCACACTAACTTAGCATCTTGGAGTTCTGATGTGATTAAAAGAAAGGCAGATGCAAAAGAACGGAAATGGCCTGAATTCTCTGATAAATCATCTGCGTACAATGAAGCCAACCAGGGGATACTTTTCATTGAGCAGGCACTACAGAACCTTGGGATTCAAGAAAGCAATAGTGGTAGCGAGGAAGGAGTGGAAATTGTCTGTTTGCAGAGTGAACAGTCATCATCTATGTTCTGTTCCACAATTGATCAGTTCAGTGTTGATAAATACCCATTTAAGGACTTGCGAGAGGCAGTTGATGTACTCTTCCTGCATGGATCATCTGATATGGTGATTGCAAAGCAAGCGATT TTCTTGTATTATCTATTTGATCGACACTGGACTAGACCAGATTCAGAATGGAGGTATCTTGTGGATGATTTTGCTGCCACCTTTGGGATTTCTAGAAGAACATTGCTTGAATGTCTGGTATTTTGTCTTTTGGATGACCATTCTTCACATGCTTTGGAG GAGGCATGCTCTCTACTTCCCAAGATTTCTTGCAAGGAAACACATCCGAAGATAGCACAAGTTCTTCTGGAGCGTCATAAACCTGATGTGGCACTGGTTGTGCTAAAGTGCACAGGGCGTGATACCTTCTCTTCTGCTGCTAACATCGAGAAAGATGACACAGAATCTCTTAGTGAGGCAGTGACTGCAGTCCGTGTAAGAATTGAGTATGGCCATCTAACAGAAGCATTTATGTACCACAGGAGCTACTGCTCTAAGGTAAAAGAGCAAAGGTCTGCAGATATGTCACATGTTGAAGATGCTAACAGTTACAAAAGCTCTTGGATGTACCATGTTGAGGTCATGATGACCGAGTTTTGTAATATCTGCATCGAGAGGAACTTTGTTGATAGAATGATTGATCTGCCTTGGGATTCTGAGGAAGGGAAACATCTTCATAAGTCGCTCCTTGACTGTGCTCGTGAAATGCCCATGGAGCCATGTGGTAGTCTACTTGTTGTTTTCTACCTCCAG CGTTATCGGTATTTGGAAGCATATGAGGTCGATCGTAGTCTTCAAAGCTTTGAGCAGAATGCATTGGAAACTGCTAGTGAAGAAAAAGCATCCAAAATCAGAACAATTGCTCAGTGGAGACAAAGTTTGGTT ACTAAATGCATTGAGATGCTTCCTGAGGCTGAGAGGGAGGATATGAGAACCATTGGCAGTGCAGAGAGAAACCAATTTGCTGTACAAACTATGCAAAACTCTTCTCCAGCTAATCACATAGTCAAATCACCAAATCCTGTCATTGCATTTAGCTTATCGGCCACCCCTATTCCTCAGAAGAAGTCAAGCCCTCTCCAATCAAGAAATATCAATGTGTTGAATGATTCTGTTGGCCTTAACAGCAGTGCCCGTTCAGAGTTTGGCAGAAAGGTTCCATCTATCCTCCAATGCAGACCAGTTCCCCTGAGTTCACCTATATCCAATGTGAGATCAACTGCAGGGGGTCTATTCCCCTCCATGGGACAGAATGGTGAAGGTCCATATTTAAAGGGGACTAAAGAACTCAGTTTTACGAAAGGAGAGTCTGGTTTAAAAAAGGGAACTAGACCTGCTGGTTATGATTCACTCCCTATGTATTTCAACATGGGTTCTGTTGATACACCTATGAAGGAGTACCGATCAAGTTTGTTGAAGACTGAGGTTAACAAAACCACTCCTTTTCAAGTAAAAGATTCTGTCGGAAAGGGGGAGTTTGACTTCGGTTCACGTGCTGAGAAACCTTTCATCTTAAGTGGCACAGGTGCTGGTCAAAATGGTCACTCAAAGATATCCGATAATGCTGGTTTTCATGAGGTTCACATCCAGAAAACAAAAGTACCTCCTAAAGAGAATGTTCTCAG CTTTGGTAAGAAATCTTCAGTTGATGAAGCACCACCTGGGAAAGGTGTGTCAAGGTGGAGATCCGATGAGTCTAGTGAAGACGAAGATGATAAAAGAACAAGTGGGTATATGGAGAGTGGAGCTTCACTTGCTACTCGAAGACGAGCCAGATTTTCTAGAAGATGA
- the LOC4334039 gene encoding uncharacterized protein produces MGDERVKAEALQILGLFQALPRLVVFDLDYTLWPFYCECRSKRESPSLYRHAKGIMFALREKGIDMAIASRSPTPDIAKVFIDKLEIKSMFVAQEIFSSWTHKTEHFQKIQRKTGIPYKSMLFFDDEDRNIESISKMGVTSVLVENGVNLDMFKLGLSNFATNVAASSTSKDE; encoded by the exons atGGGGGACGAGCGCGTGAAGGCGGAGGCGCTGCAGATCCTGGGGCTGTTCCAGGCGCTCCCGCGCCTCGTCGTCTTCGACCTCGACTACACCCTCTGGCCCTTCTACTG CGAGTGCCGCTCCAAGAGGGAGTCGCCGAGCCTCTACCGGCACGCCAAGGGCATCATGTTCGCCCTCAGGGAGAAGGGGATCGACATGGCGATTGCGTCCCGCTCCCCCACCCCGGACATAGCCAAGGTGTTCATTGACAAGCTGGAGATCAAGTCCATGTTCGTTGCCCAG GAAATATTCTCCAGCTGGACTCACAAGACAGAGCATTTCCAAAAGATTCAGAGGAAGACTGGGATTCCTTACAAATCCATGCTTTTCTTTGATGACGAGGACAGAAATATTGAATCG aTATCAAAAATGGGAGTGACGAGCGTGCTGGTGGAGAACGGGGTGAATCTTGACATGTTTAAGTTGGGTCTGAGTAACTTTGCCACAAATGTTGCTGCCTCGAGCACAAGTAAAGATGAATAG
- the LOC4334034 gene encoding uncharacterized protein — translation MAAAAVAAPPVRGYCPAAASTSSVARVRMPASFVSAPRRVSVRLRAAAVAEVPRGLQLRREEERGLGFFGGVFGGEEEEVVEKVGEERVEGWMRESIAEIVRHIGEAPFLVHLFNDDDGGSGRGGAGRVTVRRETASAESWPDVRRRWGPGGMRRPDGIILVEQIAAAVEEGGASAGAGAAEAARQVWGLVVQARGMECASCYVLDTCRVRSPAGLCTHFCLARAQCFGDPLELQLRNAWLNRLSGRR, via the coding sequence atggcggcggcggcggtggcggcaccaCCCGTGAGGGGGTACTgccccgcggcggcgtcgacgtcgtcggTGGCGAGGGTGCGGATGCCGGCGTCGTTCGTGAGCGCGCCGCGGCGGGTTTCGGTGCGgctccgcgcggcggcggtggcggaggtgccCCGAGGGCTGCAgctccggcgggaggaggagcgggggttGGGGTTCTTCGGAGGCGTGtttggtggggaggaggaggaggtggtggagaagGTTGGGGAGGAGAGGGTGGAGGGGTGGATGAGGGAGTCGATCGCAGAGATCGTGCGGCACATCGGGGAGGCGCCGTTCCTGGTGCACCTGttcaacgacgacgacggcggcagcgggcggggAGGCGCGGGGCGCGTGACGGtgcggcgggagacggcgtcggCGGAGAGCTGGCCcgacgtgcggcggcggtggggcccGGGCGGGATGCGGCGTCCCGACGGAATCATACTGGTCGAGCAGATCGCCGCGGCggtcgaggagggcggcgcgtccgccggcgccggcgccgccgaggcggcgcggcaGGTGTGGGGCCTGGTGGTGCAGGCCCGCGGGATGGAGTGCGCGTCGTGCTACGTGCTCGACACCTGCCGCGTCCGCTCCCCGGCGGGGCTCTGCACCCACTTCTGCCTCGCCAGGGCGCAGTGCTTCGGCGACCCCCTCGAGCTCCAGCTCCGCAACGCCTGGCTCAACCGCCTCTCCGGCCGCCggtag